Genomic window (Penaeus vannamei isolate JL-2024 chromosome 7, ASM4276789v1, whole genome shotgun sequence):
AGGAAGAGCTGATGATGAATGTGGCAAAAGCAAATAACAATACCTCAGCTAGCCACTGCTATAATCACCTGCTCTCACAGGTCCAAACTGAAGGCTGACACTTCTGTGCAACAATACCCACATCAAGCAATATCAATCTTGAATTAAACATTTGCCCTTTAGTGATGCAAAAAAGGTATACATACATTTCATGCAGCCATCTATGATTTTCTGTTATTCAAGAAAAATGTCAGGTACCAATAATATTGCCCGCTTTTCTTCAGAATGAAGAGGCATCTCAACTCCAATTTGAGTTTCCTTGTTAGATAAAGACTAAATTATGCTGTCAGATGATATCCAAGGTAAGATTAGTGAATCTGGTGAGGAGTAAGAACGGTAACGGCCTTCACCAGAGTGGTGAAAGGGAGTAGGTTTCCCTAGCTATTTAGTATGGATCTGGAATATGCTTGATATCAAAGCCTTTTCTATTATCTGCACTTTCCTTCCTATTGCTGATAAGAAATTAGGTATTGATGGATTTCCATTGTCTagatacaataattataatctacAAAATAAAACACTATAAGAATGACATTGGCAGCCTGCAAACGCATATATATCCTGACACTACCGAGCTTGTTGATTCTTATAGGAAACCAGTCCTAGCTCTGTCTTTCTAGAATATATGTAGTGAAAATCTACTGTCCTTTACCGAGTAACTGAATTCAGATATTGTTGTGATTGCTTGAAGCTATGATACACTGTGTTAGTAACATTGATCATTCTCTGGTTTACAATAATCTCTCCCCAGCTATCAGGGCCAATACTGTCACTACAGGTAGCCTACTTCCACAGACTTAAACATCTATTGGCCGTCACAAACATACTGGtaccaacattattactatcagcaacAGATACCTTTATTGAACAAATAACATCTTTCATTTTTACGTCATACATTTCTTGGTATACTGTATGTCCTCTCCAACTATGGTAGTAATATTGTTGGTAAAGTAAATGACTTCAAGAATGAATTAATGAACTGCAATTAATTTATCTTGTTCAGATACAGTAACTTTAATCCACTGAATCCAATTGCAGGGATGCTACAGGGGGTACTCAGAGTGCTGCTGTAGTGCAAATGGAATATCTAGAATAGCTACAGTAGAGGCTTTTTGGCCTACGCCAGTGAACCAAAGCTGTGGAAAGCAAGATGTACCAAGAAGTCACCAGGATGTACCTCTGAATAGGTAACAGTGGGCTCTTCTTTTTTGTACTTAATATATGCTTAGTGTTGGCTTAACCTGTGTTCTTTATGGGAATTAAATTTCTTTTCCTCTACCTGTGACTAATCTGCATTGCCCTTAGTTAAAAGTTTCCTATTCTGTGTGATTCTCGGTTGTGTTCTTCCTGGGGTCAATATCGCCAGTGAAGTTGCTTTCCTCGAGCTAAACTGGGATTGTCTGGACAGTAACACCTCAAGATGCCtatcgataccaaaatcgttagTATGGGAGAGGTGCAACTTTTCGTCGAATAGCCTTGGATACGAATTCCCAACCGGACTCCCTCGCTTTGCTTTCTGTCGGTAGCAGCTTAACTGGATTATAAAAACACTTCGGAAAATCTATTTAGCCTCCTGCAAGGTGGCTTCCCGTTCTCCATGAGTACTACCCTATATGTAGTCTTTACTTTTAAAACAAAGAGATTTTCGGGTGAGTTACAATATACATACCTGAAAAGCATATGAAGCACCTGCTAACAGAGCTATAACAGTGAAAATCTTGAATTGATTCGCCATTCTTTGCTGTCAACTTTACGACAACAACTAGGGAAATTGTGACACTTTTTCCAGACTTTATGCCAAGatctttcggtctcttttttaATTACATATCAATCTCACTTTGATTTAGAATAAGTAAAAATGCATTTTTGTATGATGATATATCGCTTGACTGCAGATATGTTTGTATTTCATCTACACAAAAGTTCAACGGAGTGATTATAAAAGTAGGTTTAATGTTTAAAAAATGTTTCGTATCCTCACACGCGTCGGCTGCACAGTCAGGGATAAAGAATCTAAAAGGGATAatgcctttaattttttttcacactaataatatataaatggTTTATACACTTTGAACAGTCCTAAAACGAATATTCATAATTTCAGCATAACTGAAGACGATTGATGATGAAAGAAgtgtcccccccaaaaaaggcacACTTCTGGACTAGGAAAAATATCTTCATTGTACATTTCATTGATCACTGTACACTTCTGAAAGTTTCGACACTATCCAGAAGACaagatatctattatatatacgtgtgtatggatatatatatatatatatatatatatatatatatatatatatatatatatatgtgtgtgtgtgtgtgtgtgtgtgtgtgtgtgtgtgtgtgtgtgtgtgtgtgtgtgtgtgtgtgtgtgtgtgtgtgtgtgtgcgtgcgtgcgtgcgtgcgtgcgtgcgtgcgtgcgtgcgtgcgtgcgtgcgtgcgtgcgtgcgtgcgtgtgtgtgtgtgtgtgtgtgtgtgtgtgtgtgtgtgtgtatgtatgtatgtatgtatataaatgtatacaaacacacccacgcaagcacacacacacacacacacacgcacacacacacatatatatatatatatatatatatatatatatatatatatatatatatatatatatgtatacatgtatgtatgtatatatatctatatatatttacgcatatatatggaaatactgaatgtatatctatacagaatcgttgtgtgtgtacatatatatgtctatatatatgtatatgtatatatatataaataaatatatatatatatatatatatatatatatatatatatatatatatatgtgtgtgtgtgtgtgtgtgtgtgtgtgtgtgtgtgtgtgtgtgtgtgtgtgtgtgtgtgtgtgtgtgtgtgtgtgtgtgtcagtcagtcagtcagtcagtcagtcagtcagtcagtcagtcagtcagtcagtcagtcagtctttctgtgtgtgtgtgtgtgtgtgtgtgtgtgtgtgtgtgtgtgtgtgtgtgtgtgtgtgtgtgtgtgtgtgtgtgtgtgtgtgtgtgtgtgtgtgtcagtcagtcagtcagtcagtcagtcagtcagtcagtcagtcagtcagtctttctgtgtgtgtgtgtgtgtgtgtgtgtgtgtgtgtgtgtgtgtgtgtgtgtgtgtgtgtgtgtgtgtgtgtgtgtgtgtgtgtgtcagtcagtcagtcagtcagtcagtcagtcagtcagtctttctgtgtgtgtgtgtgtatgtgtgtgtgtgtgtgtgtgtgtgtgtgtgtgtgtgtgtgtgtgtgtgtgtgtgtgtgtgtgtgtgtgtgagtgtgtgtgtgtgtcagtcagtcagtcagtctgtcagtcagtcagtcagtcagtcagtcagtcagtcagtcagtcagtcagtctttctgtgtgtgtgtgtgtgtgtgtgtgtgtgtgtgtgtgtgtgtgtgtgtgtgtgtgtgtgtgtgtgtgtgtgtgtgtgtgtgtgtgtgtgtgtgtgtgtgtgtgtgtgtgtgtgtgtgtgtgtgtgtgtgtgtgtgtgtgtatgtatatatatctatctacccatatatctatctatctacctatctataagtAAATGTGATgaaagatatgaaaatgaaactgcaCAACGCCGGGTTATTCAGTGCCACGAATATAAATCGTGATATAAAAGTGATTTAAATATTGACCTTCTTGCTGATGTATATAATCTAAGATGTATTCAAATTATCGCGTTGATGTTCAACATCTAAATCTTAGCTTCAAAAATATAAAGTATTTCTTCACAACACGGAACTACTTACACATTAAAGACATTTATCACAGAATCGTTGAGAAAATCTACAGAAAAACTGAGATtatacaatgatttttttttgtatgcttaAACCCCTATTGCTCAGtactaaagaatatataaatgacaCTACGCAAGGCGGAACTAAGCCGGTTTGTTTACATATGCGGCAACGCGAATACTTTGTGTTGGAAAAATGATTTTCAGATGAACGGGGCGGAGAAAAGCAATTGAACTGTACTTGAGGTCCTTTAGTGAACCAGGTATCAAACTGAATAAATTCGGAATCACGTCAAGCTGGGAGACATGTTGTTCAGCCTAAGAGACGTCCACCGAAATGTCTTCAGGCTTTCTGGTGTCTACGCAAATAAAAACCTAAGTTCAACCAAGAGATATTTTAGGGTTAATATCAGCCGCAGATCAGTTGAAATGAAAGGTAATGCCCCTTGCAGTAATAGATGACCCTAAAATCTGGAGCAGTAATTTATTCAGTCCCTAAGAGAGACCACAATAAAATTATTGAAGTACAGACGAGCTTACCATTCGCACATGGTTTGGCTGTTATATGACTGAATGTAGTAGATGTTGTTCATTAGTCTAAACACTAAAATGCAATGACTGAAGCACTTGCAATGGGCTCTGTGCCTTTGGCATTCTAAGAAAATAAACCACTACAGATATCTAGGAAAGTTAGGCTTAAAGAGTAGTCTCTGGTTAGCCATCAGATAAGAAACTAGTCCAGGGTCTGTTTTACATAATATACGCAATGTAGGTTTGATAGCTTTTGTAGAAGTGCCAGAGACACAAAGGCCACAGCAGGTGGGATTTACTCTCAAGTAAAGTGGTTGCAGGATCAACACTTACCAGTGAGTTGTGGCTATTTATTTAAAATATTCAAAGCTTCTGCTGAGAATATAATAAGCAGGATGAATATATTTTAGTTTTGTACATTGTAATGCTGATATTGATGCTATAGATGGTTTCAGATCTTTCACAACCCATGGCGAGTGGCTACAAACCTCGTGATGTGGAGAGCGCCTGGTATGCCTGGTGGGAGCAGCAGGGGTTCTtcaggaggcaaggagggaaggagaggttcgTCATGGTGCTTCCACCACCAAATGTAACGGGGAATCTTCACCTTGGCCATGCCCTCACGTGTGCTGTGCAGGATGCCATAGCAAGATGGTTAGTAAATGTTTCTGAATGCATAAGAAAAGTAATTTTATTACAGGGAATATTAAAGAAGATGGTGAAAGGCCATTATTTTTTGATTGGCTATTTGGGTTACTAACCTTTGTGGTATTAAATGTAGTAATAGTTTTACAAACTGAAaacagggaaaaaagggaaaaaagggaaattttccTTAGAATTCAAAGGGAAAATGTATTACAGGCATCAGATGCTAGGTAATGAAGTTGTCTGGGTGCCTGGATGCGACCATGCTGGGATTGCTACGCAGGTGGTTGTTGAAAGGCATCTGTGGGCCTCGCAGGGACTAACACGACACCATTTGGGAAGAGAAAAGTAAGTCAGATACATGGATCAATGAACTGTATCAAATACTTAGGTCAAATATGTTAGAAAATGGGTAAGGATAAGACAGAAAGCATTTCATATTTCATGATTTTGAATCTGATTGACAAGCATGCTGGCTGTGTAAAATAGGGAATAGTTGTGTGTTACAGATTTGTTGAAGAAGTttggaaatggaaagaggaaaaaggaactcAGATTTATGACCAGATGAAGCGACTTGGTGTGTCACTAGATTGGGACAGAGCAGTTTTTACAATGGATGAGGTAAGTTTCCATCTTCACTAGTTTTCTTATAACAGTAGAATTTGATGACAGAATCATGTAACGGACTGCAAAAGATTGTCATTTTCAAAACTTTTTTCGTATAGACAACTAAGGTTTTGAATTTGTTAATTGTCCTTCTGATGCAATGGTATATGCTATAGTGTATTTGACTTGATGAGAGTTGTAATGAGGCTACAGTAATAAAGTTACATGGTTTAGTTCTGTGTTGCAAGTTGGGTGACTACTGCAATGTATGATGAAGCATGaatcatattcatgttgacagatgtagaaaaggtgtgaatgagattgaatatcttcataatacaagagatgtattaacccattaacgccggtatattttgaagccaaaaataaaagattccgggcagctacaaaaaTTGGCGGGTGGAACTTCCCGGAGTCTGTCTGCCCGCTGGCTGCGGCCTGCTGCTGTGTCGGAgtgcgagccccgatacagcgtcacaccggcaatgtttattttttcgggtgtctcatatgtgggacacccgtcgttattGGGTTcaaccggttttgaatatatcttcgtcagaagtaCATACATCTAATGGAGATATATTCTAAACCAgtttaatacatctcttgtattataaagatattcattttcattcataacatTTCAGGACCATGAAATCATTagctttttcattttcaatttcagGTGATGTGTGAGGCTGTTAATGAGGCTTTTATCCAATTGTTTGACTCAGGCTTGATATACAGAAGAAATGCTTTAGTTAACTGGTGCTGTGCCTTGCAGTCGGCAATATCTGACATTGAAGTGGATCACTTACATCTGACAGGGAAGACAGAGGTTGCAGTCCCAGGTTATGAAAAGCCAGTCACTTTTGGCATGATGTATGACTTTGCCTATAAACTTTCAGACACAGGTTGGTGGCATTGCTTCTTTAgatgattttaatatatatagcagttattgttattaaatatgATGTGTTTTAACTGTTTTGATGATCAGgaaaatttattatcattgttatggatTCATGGAAATCTGTAATACCATTTCCACATCTATGTGGGTTGCACTCTTGGTTGTAAAAGGTATACTTATGCTATGGTAATTTTTGTGGTCATTGAAAAGTTTCCATATACTACTAAAGCTCTTTCAGTCACAAATATTTTCACAATTCATACTTTACATGTATTCACAGATGAGGAACTTGTGGTCTGCACAACGCGGCCTGAGACAATGCTTGGAGATACAGCAGTTATGGTCCATCCTGATGATAAGCGCTACCAGCATCTTCATGGGAGCAGAGTTCACCACCCTTTTCGAAATGAAAGCATACCTGTCATTGCAGATTATCATGTTGATCCAGGCTTTGGAACAGGTATTTCTCACTGATTGTCACAATATCATAAAAGTGTTCATGACTTGTCAAGGTTTGTGCATATGTTAAGTAAAATTTCGTAAAAGCTTAGTCCTTTATATTACAGTTTTTACACTAAcctttattaaaaaaataattttgagatCAATTTTCCTTACAACtgcttatatattttatactattTAGAAGTTAAAAGTAATCCTCTTAACTACATTTATAAGAAGAGGTGATAGATAAAGTGCATATTTTAAAATGCCATTATCCTTTGTGGACTTAAAAATTGCCAGGTGTGGTCAAGGTAACTCCTGGTCATGACCAGAATGACTATGAAGTGGGAAAGAGACATGGGCTTCCAGAACTTACTGTCTTTGATGAGCAAGGGAGAATGACTGATATTGTGCCTGAATTTGAGGTAAGATAATTGTATACTCCCCACTCAGGACCTGGGACAGAGTTTTGTGACTTGGAAGGCAAACACACTGGACATCTTTTGAGAAAATCTTGTCCTTTAAATGTTTAGGATAGTCTTTAGTAAGTCCTGTCATTAGCATAATCTGTTTGTGGTATATTATCAATTAGTGGGTCATGGCATACTTGACAGTACTATATAAGTTACTGTATCTACATTACATAGAACATTCCAAGATTTGAAGCCCGTCAGTTGGTCCTGGAAGCACTTAAAGAGCATCAGTTATTCCGAGGCTCTCGTTCCCACCCTATGATGGTTCCTCGCTGCAGCAGAACACAAGATATCATAGAGCCTCTTTTGAAGCCACAATGGTTAGTTCAAGATTCATccttttcatattgtttttttttcctcttttattcttcttttattcttaaatAGTTAATAGTATATTGTTTTAGCTAACAGTAAGCATGATTTAGAAATCCCAAATTAGTTGAATGATAAACAATCTTAATAATTTATACTTATTGATACACAATGCTTTAATACCCATGTTTCacaatttttcattctctttcttgtccACTTCATCCATAGGTTCATTGACTGTGATGACATGGCTGCACAGGCCATCAGTGCAGTCCAGAAGGGGGATCTGCAGATTCACCCTGACAACCACAGGCAAGCGTGGTTTGAGTGGCTCAAGAACATCAAGGACTGGTGTGTGTCACGCCAGCTGTGGTGGGGTCACAGAATCCCTGTCTATTGTGTCCATCATGGTGGTGATCAAGAGACGTGGATTGCAGCACAAtcaagagaggaagcagagaggaagtTTCTCAGGAATTCAGGTTTGTTTGCAtggaatgaatatattttttgtttttgtactttGGATATCAACCAGTTgcatcacgtgtgtgtgtgtgtgtgtgtgtgtgtgtgtgtgtgtgtgtgtgtgtgtgtgtgtgtgtgtgtgtgtgtgtgtgtgtgtgtgtgtgtgtgtgtgtgtgtgtgtttgtgtgtgtttgtgcatgcgtgcatgcgtgcgtgcgtgcgtgcgtgcgtgcgtgcgtgcgtgcgtgcgtgcgtgcgtgcgtgtgcgagtttgtgtgtgtatttgtgtgtgtgtgtgtgttgtgtatttatgtgtgtgttggtatgtattcatatatatatgaaaggttaagAATAAGTCTAATTAAATGACTTGCAGGAGCCTCAGAGTCGAGCATAATAGCCATCAACCAGGAGGAGGATGTGTTGGACACTTGGTTTTCATCCGGCCTTTTCCCCTTCGCTGTGTTTGGATGGCCCAAAGAAACTGATGACCTGAGACGACTGTACCCAACCACGCTTCTTGAAACTGGTCATGACATCCTGTTTTTCTGGGTTGCGCGTATGGTCATGCTGGGGGTGCAGCTAACAGGCGAACTTCCCTTTAAGGTAGGGCAGTGCAGAAACTTTTGTGGTTTTATATACTTGTTTGTAAATTAAATATTGAAATTTTGTGTTTTaagttttcctttatttgtttattaatttttgttttattataactttttttgaTGTTTATATTGAATTTTGCATCTCATCTGCTAAGATCGTTACTCTTTGGACTTTGTGCTGTAGGCTGTAAAAATCATTTGAAAAAGTCATACTAAGAAGAAAATAGTTTACAGCTATTTAGTAATTTCATGCTGAATATGAATAATCTTAATGACCTTTTTTAAAAGAAATGATCTAACCTTATAGAATATCCTGCTTCATGGTCTAGTGTGTGATGCCCAGGGTCACAAGATGTCCAAATCTAAAGGAAATGTCATTGACCCAACGGATGTCATTGAAGGCATTTCATTGCAGGTATAAAAATTctgcatttttgttttttcaacATAAGGATTATAAGTGAGTTGTACCACACAAGAAGTCACTCTTTACATAGAAATTAAATGAAGTGGGAATAAGGAATTATGCAGAAAGTTGAGAATaactaaagaaaataacaacagacTAACCTGTTATGGATTAttcaagtaatgataatgattgatagaaTACATTCATGTGAATAACTTAAATGATAATCAGGTAATActattactttcctttttttctctcttaccatatgaataacaaaaaataaatcagtatatctgcatattttttttccctttcacatGACCAGGCACTCAATGATCGTCTTCATGCAAGTGCCAAAGGTGGGATTCTGACAGCGGCGGAAGTGTCGCAAGGCATCAAGAAGCAGACCGCCAACTTTCCTGAGGGCATTCCCCAGTGTGGAGCTGATGCCTTGAGGTTCACTCTCTGCACTTACAACACAAAGAGTAAAGATGGATTGTCATctgtaaatgtaataataatgattaaaatagtcTATAGATGTGTTTTAATATGTATCATTTAGTTCTTAAAGTTAAAAACAGGTTCCATATGTATTAGGGGATTATATCTACATACTTTTATACCCTAAAGATCAAACTTGGCttatatgataaaagaaaaaaaggaaattagaggTTTGCTGATGTAGTGCTGACTTTAGTTTTAaagaatttctttttatttataatcTTTAACTTTGTGGGAATACCACATCCACTGCATATTGAAATTTTGAAACATGTATGCCTGGTCTTAAATAATGCATGTCTGGAACAAGTTTTTGGTCTGGTTGGGCATGAAGAGAATGAccagtctttttttttaactgctCAAAGTTGGGTGTGGGGATATAAACTATTATCTTCTTTTCTGGTATACTTTTGTGCAATTTATGTAACTTTATTTCCAGACCAACTTCTGAGTATGGATGTAAACCGCATTGAGCAGAGCAAGTTCCTAGGGAACAAGATTTGGCAGACCGTGCGCTTTCTCTTGTCAGCAATACAGAAAACTCCCAATGGTATGCATAATGCATATCATGTCAATATTGAGCAGAGGTAAGTTTTTTATTTGTGGGATTTATTGGAAGGGAAAATATATTCTTAGAATGGTACATACAGATTTTGAAAGTgctatgtgtgcatttatggatGGACATGAATTCATAGGATGGATGATTTGATTAAATCTTTGTCTGACCATTGTAATCTAAAGCTCTTTTCTTGTTAAAAAAGTTAtttaatttataaatatttgtgtgataGGAACTATAAACAGGAAAACTACAGTATCTGTGTGAATGACTTTTGTATTTTTAGAATATCTTTCCCCTTTGTTGTTTAGAATATTTTTCCATCATGCAGAGAATTCTTGTAAAGTAtactgtgcatttatgtatatgtatatatagtgtaagaATAGTGTATAGAAAGCCTATATAATTATACTGTAGAACAATAGAAAATATATGGATTACAATGTACAGTACATGTACACATGGCAGCAGATTTTAGTATGGTTTTAGGTTTTGCTTTGGCAGTATGAGTTGTATTTTTCAAAATGATGATATTTGTTGTTCTGGAAATCACAAATGTTAATGCTCTTCCTCAGGAATGAACTTTCCGTCATGGACAAGTGGATCCTGAGCCGCCTGTCACAGATGGTCTCAGTGGCCAACAAGAACTTTGAAGCGTATGACCTCCACCTTGTTACGTCAGGCTTCATCACCTTCTGGCAGAATCATCTATGTGATGTCTATTTGGTGAGAGTTAATCATTGATCTGTGAACATACTGATGTTTTGAATAATTCTCTTACCATGTATTTTCCAAAGGTTGTTCAAGTATATAACACTATTGTCACCAGTACTAAGGCATCTTGCTAGGAGTAATAAAGTTGAAAATTTTAACTGTAATCTTCCTCATTGTCAATAAAGCTCACTTTAGGCTATTAGTAAAAGGagtgttttttatttcatctacttAAACAGTTTGAATAAAACTATATTACAACATTAAAATACATTAATTCCCTACAGGAAAGCATAAAGCCATCActaaggagtgggagtgaggaaaCCAAAGCAGCCTTAATATCCACCCTTTGGACATGTGTGGAAGTGGGTCTGCGTGTCCTCTCACCCTTCATGCCTTTCCTCACAGAAGAGCTGTACCAGAGGCTTCCATGCgtaacagggaagagagagagcatcatGCAATGTGACTACCCACTTCATAATGAGGTAAAGAACTTTTCCACAGCAACAAGTAGGACTCATATCAAGTATATCTTGATGTATAGAGAATGCCCATTCTGTGCAGGATATATTTTTCAGAAAGCTGACTGTTTTGTATTTCaaaataatgatgtttttatcCAATGAATTGTTAGAATTATGTTTACAATGCTGCTTTCTTTGCAATGGAATTTGGTACATGTAAACATTGAAGAAGAATTTACTGTGCTTTGAATATTCCTTTGCAAACATGTGCAGTATACATTCTCAGTAAAATTCAGTGCCTTGAAAATCTTATGAACAGTGGTTGTGCTGGAGAGATGAAGAGTTGGGAAAGAAAGTGGAAAGTCTTCTGACAGTTGCAGCTGCCATTCGCAACCTTAAAACAACATACAATATTACACAGAATAAAGTACAAGGTAGAGTAAAGGAAAAAACATCctctgttgtgtgtatgtttgtaagcaTATGACACATGATGATTTCTGAAATATAAGGAAATTTCTTTTGAAAGACATTTGCCATAATAACATTCTCCCTTCTTGTTGCTAGGTAGTGTAGTGAGTGAGGACAGTGACCTGAATGCTTGGCTGAAGGAGAACCTGCCTGTAGTCCTAACTCTGGGAAGGATTGAGTCCATGAACATAATGGATGCTCCGGCTTCCCCTCCAGCCACGTCTGCCATGTCAACCCTTTCAGACACAACTGCGGTTTATTTACACCTGCAGGCAAGGAAACAATTTTATGAACTAAACTGATGATTTATTGGATGTTTTGTTGTAGtcatataatgtttttttctttgtattgctTTTATCTCTAGTTCTTATTGTGTTTTCCAATTTATGTATCTGTGGATATTTCTTTCtattataagtataaataattGCTATGCAGGGTGTGATAAATCCAAAGAAGGAACTGCAGAGACTGAGGAAGAAATTCTCCAAGCTCcagaaggaagaaacaaaactCTTTGGCATTGTGTCGGCTCCTGGATACGTTGAGAAGTCTCCTCTGCATGTCCAGGAAGCCCACTACAAGAAGGTGTGTTAATTAAATTGGAAACTGTAGAGTTTTATCCTTTTCAGTATTTTATCTGAAGCTTTTTGTTgtgtcaatttttctttttctttgatttgcatGACAGTAAGGATTCGTGattttttcactcctttttgCCGAGGTTGGAAGGACTATTGTAGTTTTTATTCAATAtgctatttacttatttgtttatctaattaatTTCTGCACTAGGTACTGTATTTTCTTtcctaaaaatatatttttaatagtgAATGTATCCATTTTTTCATGAATAGTTTTCTCTCActgaatattaataatatatgtattgtacatgATAAACTCAagtttcatatatctatttaaggCATAGTAATTAATTGAATAAGacatttatacaatgataataatagtattagtacaacagcagcagcatggtagtaatagtagtatggtaatagtagtagcatggtagtagtactagtatggTAATAGCCACAGAACTGTTGAAAGTAATGAATGATTAATTTCCTATTCCTTTAGTTGACTTCATTGCGGAGAGAAATGGACCAAGTACAAGAGCTCATCAGACGCCTTGAAGTAATGTGAGGACACCGAGGAGTCGTTAtttttcgctattattattattttttcatcagtcAGAGAAATTGTATTaattacatttcattatcacaagttatcattattgttcattgtttttttctttctctctttccatccacaCGTTAATGTAAATACTGAGAATTAGTCTGTAATCAATGTAAATGAGGTGTATGTTGATGTAAAtagattgtttttgtttatagaaatgtttgttttcttgtgaTTCCTTTACTTTTGGTTTTGAAAATTACAAGCTGTAGATGTAGGAATGGATTTCATGCCATTCATATATTTTCTGAAGTTAATATCTCA
Coding sequences:
- the LOC113808500 gene encoding valine--tRNA ligase isoform X1, producing MLFSLRDVHRNVFRLSGVYANKNLSSTKRYFRVNISRRSVEMKDLSQPMASGYKPRDVESAWYAWWEQQGFFRRQGGKERFVMVLPPPNVTGNLHLGHALTCAVQDAIARWHQMLGNEVVWVPGCDHAGIATQVVVERHLWASQGLTRHHLGREKFVEEVWKWKEEKGTQIYDQMKRLGVSLDWDRAVFTMDEVMCEAVNEAFIQLFDSGLIYRRNALVNWCCALQSAISDIEVDHLHLTGKTEVAVPGYEKPVTFGMMYDFAYKLSDTDEELVVCTTRPETMLGDTAVMVHPDDKRYQHLHGSRVHHPFRNESIPVIADYHVDPGFGTGVVKVTPGHDQNDYEVGKRHGLPELTVFDEQGRMTDIVPEFENIPRFEARQLVLEALKEHQLFRGSRSHPMMVPRCSRTQDIIEPLLKPQWFIDCDDMAAQAISAVQKGDLQIHPDNHRQAWFEWLKNIKDWCVSRQLWWGHRIPVYCVHHGGDQETWIAAQSREEAERKFLRNSGASESSIIAINQEEDVLDTWFSSGLFPFAVFGWPKETDDLRRLYPTTLLETGHDILFFWVARMVMLGVQLTGELPFKNILLHGLVCDAQGHKMSKSKGNVIDPTDVIEGISLQALNDRLHASAKGGILTAAEVSQGIKKQTANFPEGIPQCGADALRFTLCTYNTKNQLLSMDVNRIEQSKFLGNKIWQTVRFLLSAIQKTPNGMHNAYHVNIEQRNELSVMDKWILSRLSQMVSVANKNFEAYDLHLVTSGFITFWQNHLCDVYLESIKPSLRSGSEETKAALISTLWTCVEVGLRVLSPFMPFLTEELYQRLPCVTGKRESIMQCDYPLHNEWLCWRDEELGKKVESLLTVAAAIRNLKTTYNITQNKVQGSVVSEDSDLNAWLKENLPVVLTLGRIESMNIMDAPASPPATSAMSTLSDTTAVYLHLQGVINPKKELQRLRKKFSKLQKEETKLFGIVSAPGYVEKSPLHVQEAHYKKLTSLRREMDQVQELIRRLEVM
- the LOC113808500 gene encoding valine--tRNA ligase isoform X2; this translates as MASGYKPRDVESAWYAWWEQQGFFRRQGGKERFVMVLPPPNVTGNLHLGHALTCAVQDAIARWHQMLGNEVVWVPGCDHAGIATQVVVERHLWASQGLTRHHLGREKFVEEVWKWKEEKGTQIYDQMKRLGVSLDWDRAVFTMDEVMCEAVNEAFIQLFDSGLIYRRNALVNWCCALQSAISDIEVDHLHLTGKTEVAVPGYEKPVTFGMMYDFAYKLSDTDEELVVCTTRPETMLGDTAVMVHPDDKRYQHLHGSRVHHPFRNESIPVIADYHVDPGFGTGVVKVTPGHDQNDYEVGKRHGLPELTVFDEQGRMTDIVPEFENIPRFEARQLVLEALKEHQLFRGSRSHPMMVPRCSRTQDIIEPLLKPQWFIDCDDMAAQAISAVQKGDLQIHPDNHRQAWFEWLKNIKDWCVSRQLWWGHRIPVYCVHHGGDQETWIAAQSREEAERKFLRNSGASESSIIAINQEEDVLDTWFSSGLFPFAVFGWPKETDDLRRLYPTTLLETGHDILFFWVARMVMLGVQLTGELPFKNILLHGLVCDAQGHKMSKSKGNVIDPTDVIEGISLQALNDRLHASAKGGILTAAEVSQGIKKQTANFPEGIPQCGADALRFTLCTYNTKNQLLSMDVNRIEQSKFLGNKIWQTVRFLLSAIQKTPNGMHNAYHVNIEQRNELSVMDKWILSRLSQMVSVANKNFEAYDLHLVTSGFITFWQNHLCDVYLESIKPSLRSGSEETKAALISTLWTCVEVGLRVLSPFMPFLTEELYQRLPCVTGKRESIMQCDYPLHNEWLCWRDEELGKKVESLLTVAAAIRNLKTTYNITQNKVQGSVVSEDSDLNAWLKENLPVVLTLGRIESMNIMDAPASPPATSAMSTLSDTTAVYLHLQGVINPKKELQRLRKKFSKLQKEETKLFGIVSAPGYVEKSPLHVQEAHYKKLTSLRREMDQVQELIRRLEVM